One genomic segment of Myxococcales bacterium includes these proteins:
- a CDS encoding OmpA family protein — protein MKTSLFAMFLAGFALVACGGDEKKPPTAPTGGTDAPTAGGNKAAATDKPGDDPAKSQINISDEIKKACGISDVDAHFGFDSSNVRDQDHKVLGQLATCFTSGPLAGREMRLVGHADPRGEPEYNMVLGGKRADNVKGFIVKKGMNTDKVNTTSRGEMDATGTDEASWTNDRRVDVVLGD, from the coding sequence ATGAAGACAAGCCTATTTGCCATGTTTCTTGCTGGTTTTGCCCTCGTCGCGTGCGGTGGCGACGAGAAGAAGCCGCCGACCGCGCCGACCGGTGGAACCGACGCTCCGACCGCCGGAGGAAACAAAGCGGCCGCCACCGACAAGCCGGGCGATGACCCCGCAAAGTCGCAGATCAACATCTCCGACGAGATCAAGAAGGCCTGCGGCATCTCGGATGTCGACGCCCACTTCGGGTTCGACTCGTCCAACGTGCGCGACCAGGACCACAAGGTGTTGGGCCAGCTCGCGACGTGTTTCACGAGCGGGCCGCTCGCTGGCCGGGAAATGCGCCTGGTGGGTCACGCCGACCCGCGCGGTGAGCCGGAGTACAACATGGTGCTCGGCGGCAAGCGCGCGGACAACGTCAAGGGGTTCATCGTCAAGAAGGGCATGAACACCGACAAGGTCAACACGACGTCGCGAGGGGAGATGGACGCGACGGGCACGGACGAGGCCAGCTGGACCAACGACCGGCGCGTGGACGTCGTTCTCGGCGACTGA
- a CDS encoding branched-chain amino acid transaminase, with product MLEYGQKVWKDGEINDWKTNGNLSLLTHTLHYGVGAFEGIRAYKRAKGESAIFRLREHVERLFDSCQLVLMKPVVTREQVTQGCIDVLRANQLVEAYLRPIALIGDGAIGVYAPKNPVVTYIATWKWGTYLGPEALEKGIRCMVSSFSRHHINVSFAKGKLVGQYINSVMAKQEAKLSGFDEAILCDVNGYVSEGSGENLFIVKHGKLFTPPLAASILEGITRDTVMTLAREQGLVVNEQFITRDELYLADEVFLTGTAAEITPVCEVNHRAIGDGKMGKITRTLQERYFDVVRGSDDSHPEWLTRI from the coding sequence ATGCTCGAATACGGACAGAAAGTCTGGAAAGACGGGGAGATCAACGACTGGAAGACGAACGGCAATTTGTCGCTTCTGACCCATACGTTGCACTACGGCGTCGGCGCCTTCGAGGGGATCCGGGCGTACAAACGGGCCAAGGGCGAGAGCGCGATCTTCCGGCTCCGCGAGCACGTAGAGCGGCTCTTCGATTCGTGCCAGCTGGTCCTCATGAAACCCGTGGTCACCCGCGAGCAGGTCACCCAGGGCTGCATCGACGTGCTCCGCGCCAACCAGCTGGTCGAGGCTTACCTCCGGCCCATCGCGCTGATCGGTGACGGCGCAATCGGCGTCTACGCTCCCAAGAACCCGGTCGTGACCTACATCGCGACGTGGAAGTGGGGCACGTATCTCGGGCCCGAGGCGCTCGAGAAGGGCATCCGCTGCATGGTCTCGTCGTTCTCGCGGCACCACATCAACGTGAGCTTTGCCAAGGGCAAGCTGGTGGGTCAGTACATCAACAGCGTGATGGCCAAACAAGAGGCGAAGCTCAGCGGGTTCGACGAAGCGATCTTGTGTGACGTCAACGGTTACGTGAGCGAAGGCTCGGGCGAGAACCTCTTCATCGTCAAGCACGGCAAACTCTTCACTCCGCCGCTCGCGGCGTCGATTCTCGAGGGAATTACCCGCGACACGGTGATGACCCTGGCGCGAGAACAAGGGCTCGTGGTCAACGAGCAATTCATCACGCGAGACGAGCTGTATCTCGCCGACGAAGTATTCTTGACGGGAACGGCCGCCGAGATCACCCCCGTCTGCGAGGTGAATCACCGCGCGATCGGTGACGGCAAGATGGGCAAGATCACCCGCACGCTGCAGGAGCGTTACTTCGACGTGGTGCGCGGCAGTGACGACTCACATCCGGAATGGCTCACGCGGATCTGA
- a CDS encoding D-alanyl-D-alanine carboxypeptidase family protein encodes MTRRFACIAWLTLLLGLTGCSAATAPPEDQEQDSEEPSDPGAVALAVGSTVEDAVSGSCSTTSVKGLSEQIVAQMNCLIPGALAEVPERPGLEFGPATFPFLQTPARDALVAALDAHPGSTLTVNSMLRTVAQQYVLYRWAAKGRCGIAIAASPGKSNHESGLALDLSQYGTWRPRLTGQGFHWFGNGDKVHFDFAGSGKQNLRGVDVEAFQILWNLNNPSDSIEEDGSYGPKTAARLAKAPANGFPIGASCATDG; translated from the coding sequence ATGACTCGTCGCTTCGCATGCATCGCATGGCTCACCCTCTTGCTCGGACTCACCGGCTGCAGCGCTGCCACAGCGCCCCCTGAGGACCAGGAACAAGACAGCGAAGAGCCCAGTGACCCGGGCGCTGTAGCGCTGGCAGTCGGCAGCACGGTCGAGGACGCCGTGAGCGGCTCGTGCTCCACGACCTCGGTCAAGGGACTCTCCGAGCAGATCGTGGCGCAGATGAACTGCCTCATTCCTGGCGCGCTCGCGGAGGTCCCCGAACGACCCGGGCTCGAGTTCGGTCCGGCAACTTTTCCATTTCTGCAGACGCCGGCGCGTGACGCGCTCGTTGCCGCGCTCGACGCCCACCCAGGCTCGACGCTGACTGTGAATTCGATGCTGAGGACCGTCGCGCAACAGTACGTCTTGTATCGCTGGGCCGCGAAGGGGCGCTGCGGGATCGCCATCGCCGCGAGCCCAGGCAAATCGAATCACGAGTCCGGATTGGCGCTGGATCTCAGCCAGTACGGAACCTGGCGACCACGCCTCACTGGCCAGGGGTTTCACTGGTTCGGCAACGGCGACAAGGTGCATTTCGACTTCGCGGGCTCGGGGAAGCAGAACCTGAGAGGTGTCGACGTCGAGGCCTTCCAGATCCTGTGGAACCTCAACAACCCCTCGGACAGCATCGAAGAAGACGGCTCGTACGGCCCGAAGACCGCCGCACGACTGGCCAAGGCGCCGGCGAACGGATTTCCAATCGGCGCGAGCTGCGCAACCGACGGCTGA
- a CDS encoding N-acetylmuramoyl-L-alanine amidase, which produces MRSMPLGLVLIALFLLACGPSPSPSSAARRLELRGDSPLIGHFRTAEQRHGVPAEVLGAVSYALTRLSSRAPGTHHDADGYREVGVMGIGSSGLTSVEVAATLSGQAIERVRLDDDANILAAAALIRESARARGQGRSAAPSEWWGAIEAYAGPLLLDEARRYLERGFAGSDDDGKSVELVAIGGLAESAEEVGYPKSLWSAAYSGNYKAASRAAADINYIVVHTTEGSYSGAISWFKDPTAKVSAHYVVRSSDGQVTQMVDDTDIAWHDGCFNTNSIGIEHEAVSSQPSKWFTKAMYESSAALTAWLCGQYGIPKDRKHIMGHGEAPDCSDHTDPGPGWDWTYYMGLVTGGGTGSGGTGGSGGSGGSGGSGGSGGSGNTGAGGSGNTGSGGSGNTGAGGVPALPSVGLLESVSCNELSGWARDVKAPAPPVKVEFDFDAVSPGATAGTFNANLYRQDLCQSLGFCEHGFWVAPPYSLFDGVSHTVFVYGNDAATTHKYQLTDSPQQFTCDSPAIDGVKRAIGPGVMAAWRFNLFWNEVPTNDLVIDSLPNGAALPANPELVQADNGSGDVWLIEGDVRRAVPNPTGMQTWAFAPESVATWPLATVMALPEGPPLRARPMLVRTANNQVYLVDDTAEGSGQAEPDGPEPGGKGKVSTLGAPSADDSDQSACAASVVRRDSAPGVSFLALLGALGLVLARRRRSRGQPGVPLKRRRRWLFPWPCARASAASRHSAR; this is translated from the coding sequence ATGCGGAGCATGCCGCTCGGGCTGGTCTTGATCGCGTTGTTCCTGCTCGCATGTGGTCCGAGCCCGAGCCCCTCGTCCGCGGCCCGACGCCTCGAGCTTCGCGGGGACTCGCCGTTGATCGGCCACTTCCGGACCGCCGAGCAGCGCCACGGCGTTCCCGCGGAGGTCCTCGGAGCGGTCTCGTATGCGTTGACCCGTTTGAGCTCTCGCGCCCCGGGCACCCACCACGACGCGGACGGTTACCGCGAGGTCGGTGTGATGGGCATCGGCAGTTCTGGGCTCACCTCGGTCGAGGTGGCTGCGACGCTCTCGGGTCAGGCCATCGAACGCGTCCGCCTCGACGACGACGCGAACATCCTGGCGGCAGCCGCGCTCATCCGCGAGTCGGCGCGCGCGCGCGGTCAGGGTCGGTCCGCGGCGCCGAGTGAGTGGTGGGGCGCCATCGAAGCGTACGCTGGCCCACTGCTGCTCGACGAGGCTCGACGCTACCTCGAGCGTGGGTTCGCGGGCAGTGATGACGACGGCAAGAGTGTGGAGCTGGTCGCGATCGGTGGTCTGGCTGAGAGCGCGGAAGAAGTCGGCTATCCAAAGAGCCTCTGGAGCGCGGCGTATTCGGGGAACTACAAAGCCGCGTCGCGCGCGGCGGCGGACATCAACTACATCGTCGTTCACACCACCGAAGGCAGCTACTCCGGCGCGATCTCGTGGTTCAAAGATCCCACCGCCAAGGTGAGCGCGCACTACGTCGTGCGCTCGAGTGACGGGCAGGTGACCCAGATGGTCGACGACACCGACATCGCGTGGCACGACGGCTGTTTCAACACCAACAGCATCGGCATCGAGCACGAGGCCGTGAGCTCACAGCCGAGCAAGTGGTTCACCAAGGCGATGTACGAATCGTCCGCGGCCCTCACCGCCTGGCTCTGTGGTCAGTACGGCATCCCGAAAGATCGTAAACACATCATGGGGCACGGTGAGGCGCCGGACTGCTCGGATCACACCGATCCCGGCCCGGGCTGGGACTGGACCTACTACATGGGCCTGGTCACAGGCGGGGGCACCGGCTCCGGGGGCACGGGTGGTAGCGGCGGCAGTGGTGGTAGCGGCGGCAGCGGCGGCAGCGGCGGCAGCGGCAACACGGGCGCAGGCGGATCCGGCAACACCGGCAGCGGCGGCTCGGGCAACACCGGCGCGGGCGGCGTCCCAGCTCTGCCGAGTGTTGGCCTGCTCGAGAGCGTGAGCTGCAACGAGCTCAGCGGCTGGGCGCGCGACGTGAAAGCACCGGCGCCGCCGGTGAAGGTCGAGTTCGACTTCGACGCCGTGTCACCCGGCGCCACGGCCGGCACGTTCAACGCCAATCTGTATCGGCAGGACCTGTGTCAGAGCCTGGGCTTCTGTGAGCACGGCTTCTGGGTCGCCCCGCCGTATTCGCTGTTCGACGGCGTCTCCCACACGGTGTTCGTGTACGGCAACGACGCGGCGACGACGCACAAGTATCAGCTGACCGACAGCCCGCAGCAGTTTACGTGTGACTCGCCGGCGATCGACGGCGTGAAACGCGCGATCGGACCCGGTGTCATGGCCGCGTGGCGTTTCAACCTGTTCTGGAACGAGGTCCCGACGAACGATCTCGTGATCGATTCTCTGCCGAACGGCGCGGCCCTCCCGGCGAACCCCGAGCTGGTTCAGGCCGACAATGGCTCGGGTGACGTGTGGTTGATCGAGGGCGACGTGCGGCGTGCCGTTCCGAACCCAACCGGGATGCAGACCTGGGCGTTTGCCCCGGAGTCCGTCGCGACCTGGCCGCTGGCGACCGTCATGGCCTTGCCCGAGGGCCCGCCGCTGCGCGCGCGCCCGATGCTGGTGCGCACTGCCAACAACCAGGTCTATCTGGTGGACGACACCGCCGAGGGGTCAGGACAGGCCGAGCCCGACGGCCCCGAGCCGGGCGGCAAGGGCAAGGTCTCGACCCTGGGTGCGCCGAGCGCGGACGACTCGGACCAATCCGCGTGCGCGGCCAGTGTGGTGCGACGCGACTCCGCCCCCGGCGTCTCGTTCCTTGCTTTGCTGGGCGCGCTGGGGTTGGTCCTCGCCCGCCGGCGTCGCAGCAGAGGGCAACCAGGTGTCCCGCTCAAGCGAAGGCGTAGGTGGCTTTTTCCATGGCCTTGCGCTCGCGCTTCCGCAGCGAGCCGACACTCAGCACGCTGA
- a CDS encoding insulinase family protein: MPALHRVVLNMQLRCGPAYEPPVDNGISHFLEHMLYRGTAAYPSAHAQADAFESLGGTLVASTYVDHGAMGISVPAESFAKTLPIFAEVYQRPVFTNIDIEKGIVGEEINESLDDDGEPVGADELVRKLCFGDHPLGHPIVGTSDNLELVERDKLERYHREFYVGKNSVLCVAGPIDPARVLDEIERGFAALPAGSVLATPALAEQTKTRYRHVDHAGSQTELRIAFRAPPDLHPLEPATDMLLRVLDDGMSTRLYHRICDEKGLCYDVSAGYEAYVSGGIFDLAAEATHERAEELLGELFSLLRELRDRGPSEAELDKVRARLGWSLESMLDDPGELASFVASGVLTDVAPTFAARREQLMSVTREGIRNAAEFVFRPQRLSVLSVGSLRKRERKAMEKATYAFA, encoded by the coding sequence ATGCCGGCGCTGCACCGGGTCGTGCTCAACATGCAGCTCCGCTGCGGGCCCGCTTACGAACCTCCGGTCGACAACGGAATCAGCCATTTCCTGGAGCACATGCTCTACCGCGGGACGGCTGCCTACCCGTCGGCGCACGCACAAGCCGACGCCTTCGAGAGCTTGGGTGGCACGCTGGTGGCCTCGACCTATGTCGACCACGGGGCGATGGGGATCTCGGTCCCGGCCGAGTCGTTCGCAAAGACCCTGCCGATCTTCGCCGAGGTCTATCAGCGCCCGGTCTTCACCAACATCGACATCGAGAAGGGCATCGTCGGCGAAGAGATCAACGAGAGTTTGGACGACGACGGAGAGCCGGTCGGCGCGGACGAGCTGGTGCGCAAGCTGTGTTTCGGCGACCACCCCCTCGGCCATCCCATCGTCGGGACCAGCGACAACCTCGAGCTCGTCGAGCGCGACAAACTCGAGCGTTACCACCGCGAGTTCTACGTCGGTAAGAACTCGGTGCTCTGTGTAGCCGGACCCATCGACCCGGCGCGCGTGCTGGACGAGATCGAGCGCGGGTTCGCGGCGCTCCCAGCGGGAAGCGTGCTCGCGACCCCCGCCTTGGCCGAGCAGACCAAGACCCGATACCGGCACGTCGATCACGCTGGCAGCCAGACCGAGCTGCGCATCGCCTTCCGCGCCCCGCCGGATCTGCACCCGCTCGAGCCCGCAACCGACATGCTCTTGCGGGTGCTCGACGACGGCATGTCGACGAGGCTCTACCACCGCATCTGCGACGAGAAGGGCCTGTGTTACGACGTGTCCGCCGGCTACGAGGCCTACGTCAGCGGTGGCATCTTCGATCTGGCCGCCGAGGCCACTCACGAACGCGCCGAAGAGCTACTCGGTGAGCTGTTCAGCCTGCTGCGCGAGCTACGCGATCGCGGACCGTCGGAGGCGGAGCTCGACAAGGTCAGGGCGCGTCTAGGGTGGAGCCTCGAGTCGATGCTCGACGACCCGGGGGAGCTGGCCTCCTTCGTTGCGTCGGGTGTCTTGACCGACGTTGCGCCGACCTTCGCCGCTCGACGCGAGCAGCTGATGTCGGTGACGCGCGAGGGGATTCGAAACGCCGCGGAGTTCGTGTTCAGGCCACAGAGACTCAGCGTGCTGAGTGTCGGCTCGCTGCGGAAGCGCGAGCGCAAGGCCATGGAAAAAGCCACCTACGCCTTCGCTTGA
- a CDS encoding SurA N-terminal domain-containing protein, translated as MLSFFRKGGVGQIVIGAVVFAVIIVFVMEFRPGRQGGAGISRDCAVKIGDSCVDRKEYFAAYGLIVPRELPQKKIKSMGLKKTVMDGFVERELLLKEAERLGISVSEEELDEELSSGRARISLPYHQLGFLGYSLGISEEMVRLLPVTSVQTSEFDYKIYERVVRNTTNRSPKEFKEMQRREMIAQRMRNLVRARVRVSEVEAYSQWERDRSKAVARVVSVSREWFSKWVVDLSDASVDSWALKNEKSVEDGWKTAQANWKAECPLVSEIVASVEEDTGDTIKGEKRQKVQAALDLIKKGERFEAVAKRESDGAAAELGGDMGCLSETYGPGGKELLDAAKKLKPGQVSDVIETKRGFHVLRLNGVLAEKDIEKIGKRATARRMAAPALATELAKEFADKLIEKTKAGAKLEDATKELALEYVARAPKAAKPAAAAPAAAGEKTAAEPPAMEDAQRPRVEISSPFSITGTPVEAPLPGEAPAAKVFDLAKVDALVEKPIKTTTGFAVLQLKEKTLAKKEDFAKDRLSILRMLRGAKEQDAVGRYIASLRSKVKDKITYDQRLLEDNASSDDGSGDG; from the coding sequence ATGCTGTCGTTCTTTCGCAAGGGCGGAGTCGGTCAGATCGTGATCGGCGCGGTCGTCTTCGCCGTCATCATCGTCTTCGTCATGGAGTTTCGCCCTGGTCGCCAGGGTGGTGCCGGCATCTCGCGCGACTGCGCGGTGAAGATCGGGGATAGCTGCGTAGATCGCAAAGAGTACTTTGCCGCCTACGGCCTGATCGTTCCCCGCGAGCTGCCCCAGAAGAAGATCAAATCCATGGGCCTGAAGAAGACCGTCATGGACGGCTTCGTGGAGCGGGAGCTGTTGCTCAAGGAAGCAGAGCGCCTGGGCATTTCCGTCAGCGAAGAAGAGCTCGACGAAGAGCTGTCGTCTGGCCGCGCCCGGATTTCGTTGCCGTATCACCAGCTGGGCTTCCTTGGTTATTCGCTGGGCATCAGCGAGGAGATGGTGCGCCTCTTGCCGGTCACGAGCGTTCAGACCAGCGAGTTCGACTACAAGATCTACGAGCGCGTCGTGCGCAACACCACCAACCGCAGCCCGAAAGAGTTCAAGGAGATGCAGCGGCGCGAGATGATTGCGCAGCGCATGCGGAACCTGGTGCGAGCGCGTGTGCGGGTCTCGGAGGTCGAGGCCTACTCACAATGGGAACGGGACCGCTCGAAGGCCGTAGCCCGCGTGGTTTCGGTTTCCCGGGAGTGGTTCTCGAAGTGGGTCGTGGACTTGTCGGACGCGAGCGTCGACAGCTGGGCGCTGAAGAACGAGAAGTCGGTCGAAGACGGCTGGAAGACGGCGCAAGCCAACTGGAAGGCGGAGTGTCCGCTGGTCAGCGAGATCGTGGCGTCCGTCGAAGAGGACACGGGCGACACGATCAAGGGCGAAAAGCGCCAGAAAGTGCAGGCTGCGCTCGACCTCATCAAGAAGGGAGAGCGCTTCGAGGCGGTTGCCAAGCGCGAGAGCGACGGCGCTGCCGCGGAGCTTGGTGGTGACATGGGTTGCCTGAGCGAGACCTATGGTCCAGGTGGCAAGGAGCTGCTGGATGCGGCCAAGAAGCTGAAGCCGGGTCAGGTCTCCGACGTCATCGAGACGAAGCGGGGCTTTCACGTGCTGCGGCTGAACGGGGTCCTGGCCGAGAAGGACATCGAGAAGATCGGCAAACGCGCCACGGCGCGGAGGATGGCAGCGCCCGCGCTCGCCACGGAGCTCGCCAAGGAGTTCGCCGACAAGCTGATCGAAAAGACCAAGGCTGGCGCCAAGCTGGAAGACGCGACCAAGGAGCTGGCGCTGGAGTACGTGGCGCGTGCGCCCAAGGCAGCCAAGCCAGCGGCGGCCGCGCCGGCAGCCGCGGGGGAGAAGACGGCGGCCGAGCCTCCGGCAATGGAGGACGCGCAGCGACCGCGCGTGGAGATCAGCTCGCCGTTCAGCATCACCGGCACACCGGTCGAGGCGCCGTTGCCGGGAGAGGCACCCGCCGCGAAGGTGTTCGACCTCGCGAAGGTCGACGCGTTGGTGGAAAAACCCATCAAGACCACGACCGGCTTCGCGGTGCTCCAGCTGAAGGAAAAGACGCTGGCGAAGAAGGAAGACTTCGCCAAGGACCGGCTGTCGATCCTGCGCATGCTGCGCGGCGCGAAGGAGCAGGACGCGGTGGGACGTTACATTGCTTCGCTGCGCAGCAAGGTGAAGGACAAGATCACCTACGATCAGCGCCTTCTGGAAGACAACGCCAGTTCCGACGACGGCTCCGGAGACGGTTGA
- a CDS encoding PilZ domain-containing protein, producing the protein MTRRNLTPPPDGGGPDTHGTRRQSGGARREASDRVRLYAGTAVYEGWTLNVSRGGVRIIVEDRVELGKDYEISLGDDEHVRRPCRVVWLQEEADGQIAGVQYMDTNAGPPPTGSLPPAPDSKSEPPDGR; encoded by the coding sequence GTGACCCGCCGCAATCTCACCCCGCCGCCCGATGGCGGAGGACCGGACACACACGGAACCCGGCGGCAATCCGGTGGCGCTCGGCGTGAGGCTTCCGATCGTGTGCGCCTCTACGCCGGAACCGCGGTGTACGAGGGGTGGACGCTCAACGTCAGCCGAGGGGGCGTCCGCATCATCGTCGAGGACCGGGTGGAGCTGGGGAAAGATTACGAAATTTCTCTCGGTGACGACGAGCACGTGCGCCGCCCTTGCCGAGTGGTCTGGCTGCAAGAAGAAGCGGACGGACAGATCGCGGGTGTGCAGTACATGGACACCAACGCCGGTCCGCCGCCCACGGGCAGCCTGCCGCCAGCGCCCGATTCGAAGAGCGAGCCGCCGGACGGAAGGTGA
- a CDS encoding ATP-dependent DNA helicase: protein MAAAVERALADDRVLLCEAGTGTGKTLAYLVPAVLSGKKVVVSTATRALQEQIATRDLPLIRKHLGIDPQAAVMKGLANYLCLRRFEEHRRKYREPAHEAAMARLEAWRNETSSGDISELDGLPEDDPLWREVTASSDTRVGPGCAHFDECFVTRMRRDAEAARLVVVNHHLFFADLALRGPHPGRVIPDYDAVIFDEAHQLEDIATDFFGVRVSSARIDAVLRDVETLLGVFATADAVLRGSSAVDGARRASDAFWSRLVRQLSSAGGPDGRLAIERDVWTGELETRWHELDSALEGVVALLESARGRVSQEKARLRQSPQSLTDALDIAGRRVTGLREQLAVAIDGAPGRVTWLETGSRSTVLSSSPVDVSGLFRDLVFDAVPAVVLTSATLATGVARADESPFAYLRSRLGLTNGSTEVTERLIDSPFDFGQNALFYTPRDLPEPNSPAFVRDAARRIAELVALTDGGAFVLTTSVRSMRALHAMLQGMVGRRLLLLQGEAPKSALLDRFRADGRAVLVATSSFWEGVDIPGHALRLVVLEKIPFLVPTDPIVKARSMRLEEQGDNPFMKLFVPAAALALKQGFGRLIRTRADFGVVALFDDRVHRKSYGRRVLAALPPARRTDELADVREFWSERAPG from the coding sequence ATGGCGGCTGCGGTGGAGCGTGCGCTCGCGGACGATCGAGTTCTGCTGTGCGAAGCGGGCACCGGCACGGGCAAGACCCTCGCGTACCTGGTGCCCGCGGTCCTGAGCGGCAAGAAGGTCGTGGTCTCGACCGCGACACGCGCGCTCCAGGAGCAAATTGCAACACGAGACCTGCCGCTGATCCGCAAACACCTGGGCATCGACCCCCAGGCTGCGGTGATGAAGGGGCTCGCCAACTATCTGTGTCTGCGGCGCTTCGAGGAACACCGGCGCAAATACCGTGAGCCCGCTCACGAAGCGGCCATGGCGCGGCTCGAGGCGTGGCGCAACGAGACGTCGAGCGGCGACATCAGTGAGCTCGACGGCTTGCCGGAGGACGACCCACTGTGGCGCGAGGTCACGGCTTCGAGCGACACCCGGGTTGGTCCTGGTTGTGCGCACTTCGACGAGTGTTTTGTCACTCGCATGCGCAGGGACGCCGAGGCCGCACGCCTCGTCGTGGTGAACCACCACCTGTTTTTTGCCGATTTGGCCCTGCGCGGACCGCATCCCGGGCGTGTGATCCCGGACTACGACGCCGTCATCTTCGACGAGGCGCACCAGCTCGAGGACATCGCCACGGATTTTTTCGGCGTTCGGGTATCGAGCGCTCGCATCGACGCCGTGCTGCGCGACGTGGAGACCTTGCTCGGCGTGTTTGCCACCGCAGACGCCGTCTTGCGCGGGTCGAGCGCGGTCGATGGTGCGCGGCGCGCGTCGGACGCCTTCTGGTCGCGGCTGGTGCGACAGTTGTCCAGCGCGGGCGGCCCGGATGGGCGGCTCGCGATCGAACGCGACGTGTGGACCGGCGAGCTCGAGACGCGCTGGCACGAGCTCGACTCGGCGCTAGAAGGTGTGGTCGCGCTGCTGGAGTCGGCGCGAGGCCGCGTGAGTCAAGAGAAGGCGCGCCTGCGTCAGAGCCCCCAGAGCTTGACCGATGCCCTCGACATCGCCGGACGCCGCGTGACGGGTCTTCGTGAGCAGCTCGCTGTTGCCATCGACGGCGCGCCGGGTCGGGTCACCTGGCTGGAGACGGGCAGCCGAAGCACGGTGTTGTCGTCGTCTCCGGTCGACGTCTCGGGTTTGTTTCGCGATCTGGTGTTCGACGCTGTGCCCGCGGTCGTGCTCACGAGCGCAACCCTGGCGACGGGCGTGGCGCGCGCCGACGAGAGCCCGTTTGCCTACCTGCGCTCGAGGCTCGGGCTGACCAACGGCTCGACCGAGGTGACGGAGCGATTGATCGACTCGCCCTTCGACTTCGGGCAGAACGCGCTCTTTTACACGCCGCGGGATCTTCCGGAGCCGAACAGTCCGGCGTTCGTTCGAGATGCGGCGCGGCGAATCGCCGAGCTAGTGGCGCTGACCGACGGCGGTGCCTTTGTGCTCACGACCAGCGTGCGTTCGATGCGGGCGCTGCACGCCATGTTGCAGGGCATGGTCGGGCGGCGCCTGCTGCTCTTGCAGGGGGAAGCGCCGAAGAGCGCTCTGCTCGACAGGTTCAGGGCCGACGGGCGCGCGGTGCTGGTCGCCACGAGCAGCTTCTGGGAAGGGGTGGACATCCCCGGTCACGCGCTGCGGCTAGTCGTGCTGGAGAAGATCCCGTTTCTCGTGCCCACCGATCCCATCGTGAAGGCGCGCTCGATGCGCCTGGAAGAACAAGGGGACAACCCCTTCATGAAGCTGTTCGTGCCCGCGGCGGCGCTGGCGCTGAAACAAGGGTTCGGTCGCTTGATCCGCACCCGGGCCGACTTCGGCGTCGTGGCGTTGTTCGACGACCGGGTGCATCGCAAGAGCTACGGTCGACGGGTGCTTGCGGCCTTGCCGCCCGCGCGCCGAACGGACGAGCTGGCTGACGTGAGAGAGTTCTGGAGCGAACGCGCTCCGGGGTGA